From the Hyphomicrobium sp. ghe19 genome, one window contains:
- a CDS encoding helix-turn-helix domain-containing protein has protein sequence MAPRYSIVAGDFAEDPRADVSHFRVYLVIGRHTDKSGWCRLKQITIGERVGLSRETVNRKLKDLCTWGYVERRKQDAAGRAFYYRTIMDRGEPPTIDEPDDVDPNDDGGEYDGQGEFEAMHVSHGSEGKNSNVTHASHAGCNSSPPITPGVSAADHSRCDHTPSHQNDPSLTALPNGKKESPPQPPVGGRGRARRLSETESALREVTAQAPDDEAKRFAINAVLRPIVIQRRLNAPSLAGALQSLAGWIAKKGLTAAEAEKIVVTLLAERRFSVKPSDISDAVNLAINNRPPQRVLSGDVDLMSEWPRVMATLERMLGETAARQAFSTFVIDRLVTSRGNRVVAYVSTHDEWRKKSVELSMSAQFRAALSAAFPSVTEVYIETRRAAA, from the coding sequence ATGGCGCCACGTTATTCGATTGTTGCTGGCGACTTTGCCGAGGATCCGCGCGCGGACGTTTCGCACTTTCGTGTCTATCTCGTCATTGGACGTCATACTGATAAATCCGGTTGGTGCCGCCTCAAACAGATCACGATCGGCGAGCGCGTCGGCCTCTCGCGCGAAACCGTCAATCGCAAACTCAAAGACCTATGCACCTGGGGCTACGTTGAGAGACGAAAGCAGGATGCTGCCGGTCGGGCCTTTTATTACCGGACGATCATGGATCGCGGCGAGCCGCCGACCATAGACGAGCCCGATGATGTCGACCCGAATGATGATGGCGGCGAATACGACGGCCAGGGCGAATTCGAAGCAATGCACGTCTCGCATGGCTCAGAAGGCAAAAATTCGAATGTGACGCACGCGTCACATGCCGGATGCAACTCGTCGCCGCCAATCACACCAGGTGTGAGCGCGGCAGATCACAGCAGGTGTGATCATACGCCTTCACACCAGAACGACCCTTCTTTAACGGCCCTTCCTAACGGAAAGAAAGAATCTCCCCCCCAACCCCCCGTTGGGGGGCGAGGGAGAGCAAGGCGATTAAGCGAAACGGAAAGTGCGCTTCGCGAAGTCACGGCCCAAGCGCCGGACGATGAGGCAAAGCGGTTTGCAATAAATGCGGTGTTGCGCCCGATCGTCATCCAGCGCCGTCTCAACGCGCCGAGCCTTGCCGGTGCTCTCCAATCGCTAGCCGGGTGGATCGCCAAAAAGGGGCTCACCGCTGCCGAGGCGGAAAAGATCGTCGTTACGCTGCTCGCGGAGCGGCGGTTCTCGGTGAAGCCGTCCGATATTTCGGACGCGGTGAACCTTGCCATCAACAACCGGCCGCCGCAGCGGGTGCTCAGCGGTGACGTGGATCTGATGAGTGAATGGCCGCGCGTCATGGCCACCCTTGAGCGAATGCTCGGCGAGACGGCGGCACGCCAGGCATTTTCGACGTTCGTGATCGACCGCCTCGTTACAAGCCGTGGCAACCGCGTCGTGGCCTACGTATCGACGCACGACGAGTGGCGGAAAAAATCCGTCGAGCTGAGCATGTCGGCACAATTTCGCGCGGCGTTAAGCGCGGCATTTCCAAGCGTAACCGAAGTCTACATCGAAACCCGGAGGGCAGCTGCATGA
- a CDS encoding helix-turn-helix domain-containing protein yields the protein MSKNRVREIRKLKKLTLMQAAEKIGISHSQLARIETSERGLTLPMAEQIAQGLEWNDVAYLIGIEPGQSIEIEPSFAGDAEAFEARHLPFKPDPKAKTEPWRILRPVLDLAGLPDRAIAFVDTNAEGLEDLKPLEKVLGQYTDPRSGKTSVVVRQFLPPYLLTTNSDSCNEIPVDMRGEVILRGIIRSHLVLND from the coding sequence ATGTCAAAAAATCGTGTCCGCGAAATCCGAAAGCTGAAAAAACTCACGCTTATGCAAGCAGCTGAGAAAATAGGGATTTCGCATTCACAACTCGCACGGATCGAGACGTCCGAGCGCGGCTTGACACTCCCCATGGCCGAACAGATCGCCCAAGGTTTGGAGTGGAACGACGTGGCATATTTGATCGGAATTGAACCGGGTCAGAGCATCGAGATTGAGCCGAGCTTTGCTGGCGACGCCGAGGCTTTCGAAGCTCGTCACCTTCCATTTAAACCCGACCCAAAAGCGAAAACTGAGCCTTGGCGCATCTTGCGGCCGGTACTTGACCTGGCCGGCTTACCGGACCGAGCCATAGCCTTCGTCGATACGAATGCGGAAGGCCTCGAGGATCTGAAGCCGCTCGAGAAGGTGCTCGGGCAATACACGGACCCCCGGAGCGGAAAAACGAGCGTCGTCGTACGGCAATTCCTGCCGCCCTACCTACTGACGACGAATTCGGACAGCTGCAACGAAATCCCGGTCGACATGCGCGGTGAGGTTATTCTCCGCGGCATCATCCGCTCGCACCTGGTACTGAACGACTAA
- a CDS encoding ParB/RepB/Spo0J family partition protein, with translation MNETVLQMVPFSKLAAPDEINARGKSKEGIDEMCASILAQMVKAGSSNPADGLIQPLAVRPGDNGKLEIKDGRRRHMALAKLVKDGKMKKSDPVPVIVRDETDSESLETSLMANTVRLPMHPVDQHEVFARLVDQGNSESEIAARFGIAEKTVRQHLALGRLAPAIREAYRKGKIDSEIAKAFTLHADLDVQASLYEQLRKQNGGRFGVYQVRGALDQRRVPVKQCEDLAFVGKDAYVSAGGKLTESLFDDDEYVDDVPLVNKLAADKLKAKCAEFFADGWAWAELEDDMPQRWGSNGWGNWANVKDDDENEDSYDPGVEAFNPDEWSADERAKSGCIIGVGRDGELNVFAGLIKPEGTVVSTEPDEEDDGDFEGDDESEDDDIDAEADGEASEGNPFSVSMVLAQSVSIARTAAAAQAIDLTTALRLVVAALTCRHSAPAAITNNGHNSVRVHGTKNFAEVFASLPADTRSPELHVRFCEAIGTTLDLTFETWRYKGRDSGIDELVAALDGATFTAAAREHFNAADYFKRAKKSAAIAAIDEIREAGFGDGLAPEDVLAGMKQADLAAAAAERAQACGWLPPELRHPAYALGVVKIAIAAEQARP, from the coding sequence ATGAACGAAACAGTTTTGCAGATGGTGCCGTTTTCGAAGTTGGCGGCGCCCGACGAAATCAATGCGCGCGGCAAATCGAAGGAAGGCATCGACGAGATGTGCGCGTCGATCCTGGCGCAAATGGTGAAGGCCGGGAGTTCGAATCCGGCCGACGGCCTCATTCAACCACTCGCCGTTCGCCCGGGCGATAATGGCAAGCTCGAGATTAAGGACGGACGCCGGCGCCACATGGCGCTCGCGAAGCTCGTCAAAGACGGCAAAATGAAAAAGTCCGACCCGGTGCCCGTGATCGTGCGCGATGAGACGGACTCGGAATCGCTCGAGACATCACTCATGGCGAACACGGTGCGCCTCCCGATGCACCCTGTCGACCAGCACGAGGTTTTTGCTCGGCTCGTCGATCAGGGTAATTCCGAATCCGAAATCGCGGCCCGGTTCGGCATTGCCGAGAAAACTGTGAGGCAACACCTCGCGCTCGGTCGGTTGGCGCCCGCAATCCGTGAGGCGTACCGCAAAGGCAAGATCGATTCCGAAATTGCCAAAGCTTTTACTCTGCATGCCGATCTCGACGTTCAAGCATCGCTTTACGAGCAGCTACGCAAGCAGAATGGCGGGCGGTTCGGTGTGTATCAGGTGCGCGGCGCGCTGGACCAGCGGCGCGTCCCCGTCAAGCAATGCGAAGACCTGGCCTTCGTCGGCAAGGACGCCTACGTGTCCGCCGGCGGCAAGCTGACGGAGTCGCTGTTCGATGATGACGAGTACGTCGACGACGTTCCGCTCGTGAACAAGCTCGCGGCGGACAAGCTGAAAGCCAAATGCGCCGAGTTTTTTGCCGACGGCTGGGCTTGGGCCGAGCTCGAAGATGACATGCCGCAAAGATGGGGTTCGAACGGCTGGGGGAACTGGGCAAACGTCAAGGACGACGACGAGAACGAGGACTCATATGACCCGGGGGTCGAAGCCTTCAACCCAGACGAATGGTCCGCCGACGAACGCGCCAAGTCCGGTTGCATCATCGGCGTGGGTCGTGACGGCGAACTCAATGTTTTCGCCGGGCTAATCAAGCCCGAGGGCACTGTGGTTTCGACCGAGCCAGATGAAGAAGACGACGGCGATTTCGAAGGTGACGACGAATCTGAGGATGATGACATCGACGCCGAGGCAGATGGCGAAGCATCTGAAGGCAATCCGTTCTCGGTTTCGATGGTGCTCGCGCAATCGGTCTCGATCGCGCGCACTGCCGCAGCTGCTCAAGCGATTGACCTGACCACGGCGCTTCGCCTTGTCGTTGCCGCTCTAACCTGCCGCCATAGCGCACCCGCCGCGATTACCAACAACGGTCACAACTCGGTACGCGTGCACGGGACGAAAAACTTTGCCGAGGTCTTTGCGAGCTTACCGGCAGACACGCGCTCGCCTGAACTTCACGTGCGCTTCTGCGAAGCGATCGGCACAACGCTCGACCTAACCTTCGAAACCTGGCGCTACAAGGGCCGCGATAGCGGTATCGATGAGCTCGTGGCCGCGCTCGACGGCGCGACCTTCACAGCGGCCGCACGCGAACATTTCAACGCCGCCGATTACTTCAAGCGCGCGAAGAAGTCCGCAGCGATCGCTGCGATCGATGAGATCCGCGAAGCCGGTTTCGGCGATGGCCTAGCACCGGAAGATGTGCTCGCCGGGATGAAGCAAGCCGACCTCGCCGCGGCCGCTGCGGAGCGTGCGCAGGCCTGCGGATGGCTGCCCCCCGAGCTTCGGCATCCCGCCTACGCACTCGGCGTCGTCAAGATCGCGATCGCAGCGGAGCAAGCGCGGCCATGA
- a CDS encoding HNH endonuclease signature motif containing protein, with the protein MRRRRVPYSVEEMEWLEANYKLVISDYHRAFVAAFDRADVTLSHLNQLRKRKGWKVGRAGGRYIGRHRSFNDAEIAWLRENRMMVIGDYYKEFCRRFGRHDISANGLNALRKRKGWKTGRTGQFVKGQEPPNKGKTCPPGKGGRHPNARRTQFRKGHMPHNSRGAGHERLDSKDGYIIMIVADKNPWTGANTRPVHKHRYLWEKANGAIPDGHVLKCLDGDKTNCDPSNWEAIPRGVLPHLNGRHGMDYDQASPEVKPALMTLAKLKQAARNAKKRRSERNRGAGDAA; encoded by the coding sequence ATGAGAAGGCGCCGCGTTCCGTATAGCGTCGAGGAAATGGAATGGCTGGAGGCCAACTACAAGTTGGTCATCAGCGATTACCATCGAGCATTTGTCGCCGCCTTTGATCGCGCTGACGTAACTCTCTCTCACCTTAATCAATTGCGGAAGCGCAAGGGCTGGAAGGTCGGGCGCGCCGGCGGCCGCTACATCGGCCGACACCGGAGCTTCAACGACGCCGAGATAGCGTGGTTGCGCGAGAACCGCATGATGGTGATCGGCGACTATTACAAAGAATTCTGCAGACGCTTCGGCCGCCACGACATCTCGGCGAATGGCCTCAATGCACTCCGCAAGCGAAAAGGCTGGAAGACGGGCCGCACCGGCCAGTTCGTCAAGGGGCAGGAACCGCCGAACAAAGGAAAGACATGCCCGCCCGGCAAGGGCGGCCGCCACCCCAACGCACGGCGGACGCAGTTTCGAAAAGGGCATATGCCGCACAACTCCCGCGGCGCCGGCCACGAACGCCTCGATAGCAAAGATGGCTACATCATCATGATTGTCGCGGACAAAAACCCTTGGACCGGTGCAAACACGCGGCCCGTGCACAAGCATCGGTATCTCTGGGAAAAGGCCAACGGGGCCATACCCGATGGGCACGTTCTGAAATGCCTCGACGGCGACAAGACGAATTGCGACCCATCGAATTGGGAAGCAATCCCGCGCGGAGTTCTACCGCACCTGAACGGCCGTCACGGCATGGACTACGATCAGGCGTCCCCTGAAGTGAAACCGGCCCTCATGACGCTCGCAAAGCTGAAACAGGCGGCGCGGAATGCGAAGAAGCGGCGTTCGGAGCGCAACCGCGGGGCTGGCGATGCCGCATGA
- a CDS encoding DUF6513 domain-containing protein translates to MAKRIVLITGSLAEPRVKRIAAELNDADLEPIVASVGVKVAALMTTEIVERRLKLPENADRVILPGRFRGDIDRLSDHFGTRFERGPEEIADLPAYLGQTARKVDLSEYDVTIFGEIVDATLMTPEQIVERSRKMRADGADVIDLGCLPDSPFPHLEASIAALHADGAKVSVDSFNSEELSRATRAGADYLFSLNEKTISIVDEGPAAPILISAGAADMDSLDRVIDIMIAKGRPFYADPILDPIHYGFTASVARYYDLRKRRPDIPILMGIGNVTELTDADTTGINALLMGMCSELHITAVLAVQVSPHCRTAIKEFDRARREFYAARKAEALPQGFGEGLMALRDRKGFASTPSEITALAAEIRDQNYRIEVAEDGVHIYNRNGHHVSEDPFQLYPHLDTRADPGHAFYLGVETARAEIAYRLGKRYAQDEPLQFGVVAETKGAADDAHLLKFKEAGTTLPKSSKAD, encoded by the coding sequence ATGGCCAAGCGCATTGTATTGATAACCGGATCACTGGCCGAGCCCCGGGTAAAGCGTATCGCCGCCGAACTCAATGACGCTGATCTGGAACCGATCGTCGCCAGCGTCGGCGTCAAGGTGGCTGCGTTGATGACGACGGAGATCGTCGAGCGGCGGCTGAAGCTCCCCGAAAATGCCGACAGGGTTATTCTTCCGGGCCGCTTTCGTGGCGATATCGACCGGCTTTCCGATCACTTCGGCACGCGTTTCGAGCGCGGCCCCGAAGAGATCGCAGATTTGCCGGCTTACCTCGGGCAGACCGCTCGAAAGGTCGATCTCTCGGAATACGACGTCACGATCTTCGGCGAAATTGTCGACGCGACGCTAATGACGCCGGAACAGATTGTCGAACGTTCGCGCAAGATGCGGGCCGATGGCGCAGATGTGATCGATCTCGGCTGTCTGCCGGATAGCCCATTTCCGCATCTCGAAGCGTCGATTGCGGCGCTGCACGCCGACGGCGCCAAGGTGAGCGTCGATTCCTTCAATTCCGAGGAGTTGTCCAGAGCAACGCGCGCAGGCGCCGACTATCTTTTCAGCCTCAACGAAAAGACCATATCGATTGTCGACGAAGGCCCAGCGGCCCCAATCCTCATCTCGGCCGGCGCGGCGGACATGGACTCGCTCGATCGTGTGATTGATATCATGATCGCCAAGGGCCGACCGTTCTACGCCGATCCCATTCTTGATCCGATCCATTACGGCTTCACGGCCTCTGTCGCGCGTTACTATGATCTGCGCAAACGCCGTCCCGATATTCCGATCCTCATGGGCATCGGCAACGTCACCGAACTGACGGACGCCGATACGACGGGCATCAACGCGCTGCTGATGGGCATGTGCTCGGAGCTTCACATCACGGCGGTTCTCGCCGTGCAGGTCAGTCCGCATTGCCGAACGGCGATCAAGGAATTCGATCGGGCACGACGCGAATTCTATGCGGCGCGCAAGGCGGAAGCGCTTCCGCAGGGATTTGGAGAAGGGCTCATGGCCCTCAGGGACCGCAAGGGATTTGCATCGACGCCTTCGGAAATAACGGCGCTCGCGGCCGAGATTCGCGATCAGAATTATCGCATCGAGGTCGCCGAAGATGGCGTCCACATTTACAACCGTAACGGTCATCACGTTTCGGAAGATCCATTTCAACTTTACCCGCATCTCGATACGCGCGCAGATCCCGGCCACGCGTTTTATCTCGGCGTCGAGACCGCCCGCGCCGAGATCGCCTACCGGCTGGGGAAACGCTACGCGCAGGACGAGCCTCTTCAATTCGGCGTTGTTGCCGAAACGAAAGGCGCCGCTGACGATGCGCACTTGCTGAAGTTCAAGGAGGCGGGAACCACCCTGCCGAAGTCGTCAAAGGCCGACTGA
- the cobF gene encoding precorrin-6A synthase (deacetylating): MKTVLLIGIGAGNPDYVTMQAVKALNEADVFFFLDKGQEKENLINLRRTICERFIEDKTYRIVEVPGPVRDAEARDYKAGVHAWHRDKAKIFSDLIANELADGEVGAFLVWGDPSLYDSTVRVIEHIIAEGTLAFEYKIIPGITSVQALAAEHKIALNPIGEPVHITTGRRLNEGLPDGVDTAVVMLDNGSGLRALIDEDVDIFWGAYLGTPDQMLISGKLKECVEAIEEARAEERKRKGWIMDTYLLRRKPRA, encoded by the coding sequence ATGAAGACGGTTCTTCTCATAGGTATCGGCGCCGGAAATCCGGATTACGTGACGATGCAGGCCGTCAAGGCGCTGAACGAGGCCGACGTTTTCTTCTTTCTCGACAAGGGGCAGGAGAAGGAAAACCTGATCAATCTTCGAAGAACCATTTGCGAGCGGTTCATAGAGGACAAGACGTACCGCATTGTCGAGGTTCCGGGTCCCGTTAGGGACGCGGAGGCGCGGGACTACAAAGCGGGCGTCCACGCGTGGCACCGTGACAAGGCGAAAATCTTCTCCGATCTCATCGCCAACGAGCTTGCGGATGGCGAGGTGGGCGCGTTCCTCGTTTGGGGCGACCCTTCCCTCTACGACAGCACCGTGCGGGTGATTGAGCACATCATCGCTGAAGGAACGCTCGCGTTTGAATACAAGATCATTCCCGGGATCACCAGCGTCCAGGCGCTTGCGGCGGAGCACAAGATTGCATTGAACCCGATCGGCGAGCCGGTTCACATCACGACGGGCAGACGGCTCAACGAAGGCTTGCCGGACGGCGTCGACACCGCCGTCGTCATGCTCGACAATGGATCGGGTCTCCGAGCGCTCATCGATGAAGACGTCGATATTTTCTGGGGCGCCTATCTCGGGACGCCCGATCAAATGCTGATTTCCGGAAAACTCAAGGAATGCGTCGAAGCGATCGAAGAGGCGCGCGCGGAAGAAAGGAAGCGCAAGGGCTGGATCATGGACACCTATCTGCTGCGGCGAAAACCGCGGGCATAG
- a CDS encoding LysR family transcriptional regulator: MDKLEAMNALVKVIASGSYAEAARRLGLTRSAVSKAVMELEETLGARLLDRTTRRVTPTEAGLAYYERCLAILAQVEETEAQISRLHDEPKGTLKVNAPMSFGTLYLGDAVADFMIRYGDLKVELILTDRFIDPLEEGADVTVRIGTPADSSLIARRITPARVVLVASPGYIDKHGAPLTPADLVNHRCLSYGHTTSLQRWHLTENGEPISVSIGSCMASNNGDALRDAAVKGIGIAMLPTFIVGKDIAAGRLKIVLPHNCPADLTIHALYAPNRYLAAKTRVFIDFLVDRFGKRPPWDDWGSNG; the protein is encoded by the coding sequence ATGGACAAACTTGAGGCCATGAACGCGCTGGTGAAGGTGATCGCGAGCGGCAGCTACGCGGAAGCCGCGCGCCGCCTTGGTCTCACGAGGTCCGCCGTCAGCAAGGCAGTCATGGAGCTCGAGGAAACCCTCGGTGCGCGCCTGCTGGATCGCACGACGCGTCGCGTAACGCCGACGGAGGCCGGCCTCGCCTATTACGAGCGGTGCCTCGCAATCCTCGCCCAGGTCGAGGAGACGGAAGCGCAAATATCCCGCCTTCACGATGAGCCGAAAGGCACGCTGAAGGTCAACGCGCCCATGTCGTTCGGCACGCTCTATCTGGGTGACGCCGTTGCCGACTTCATGATCCGCTACGGCGATCTCAAGGTCGAACTGATATTGACCGACAGGTTCATCGACCCGCTTGAAGAAGGCGCCGACGTGACGGTCCGGATCGGCACTCCGGCCGACTCGAGCCTCATCGCGCGCCGCATCACGCCGGCACGCGTGGTCCTTGTCGCGTCGCCCGGTTACATCGACAAACACGGCGCGCCGCTGACGCCCGCCGACTTGGTCAATCACCGCTGCCTGAGTTACGGCCATACAACTTCACTGCAGCGCTGGCATCTGACCGAAAACGGCGAGCCGATTTCCGTTTCGATCGGGTCGTGCATGGCGTCGAACAACGGCGACGCGTTGCGCGACGCGGCCGTAAAGGGCATCGGCATTGCGATGCTTCCGACGTTTATCGTGGGAAAAGATATCGCGGCCGGCAGATTGAAAATCGTCCTGCCGCACAATTGTCCTGCCGATCTCACGATCCACGCGCTTTACGCGCCCAATCGATACCTCGCCGCGAAAACCCGCGTATTTATTGATTTTCTCGTCGATCGCTTCGGGAAAAGGCCCCCGTGGGACGACTGGGGCAGCAACGGCTAG
- the wrbA gene encoding NAD(P)H:quinone oxidoreductase: MTKVLVLYYSSYGHIETMAGAVAEGAREGGAEVTIKRVPELVPEAVAKASHFKLDQAAPIATVDELADYDAIIIGVPTRFGNMPAQMKNFLDQTGGLWLAGKLIGKVGSVFTSTATQHGGQESTILSTHTVLLHQGMVIVGLPYSFAGQMGVTEITGGSPYGASTIAGGDGSRQPSENELAGARFQGRHVAQIAGRLKG, from the coding sequence ATGACGAAGGTTCTCGTTCTCTACTATTCGAGCTACGGCCACATCGAAACGATGGCTGGGGCCGTGGCAGAGGGGGCCCGGGAAGGCGGCGCTGAGGTGACGATCAAGCGCGTGCCGGAACTCGTGCCGGAGGCGGTCGCGAAGGCCAGCCATTTCAAGCTCGATCAGGCGGCGCCAATCGCGACGGTCGACGAGCTGGCGGATTACGACGCCATCATCATCGGTGTGCCGACGCGGTTCGGGAACATGCCGGCGCAGATGAAGAACTTTCTCGATCAGACAGGCGGCCTTTGGTTGGCCGGCAAGCTGATCGGCAAAGTCGGGAGCGTCTTTACGTCGACGGCCACTCAGCACGGCGGCCAGGAGAGCACAATTCTCTCGACGCATACCGTGCTTCTGCACCAGGGCATGGTGATCGTCGGGCTGCCTTACTCGTTCGCGGGTCAGATGGGCGTGACGGAAATCACCGGCGGTTCGCCTTATGGCGCGTCGACGATTGCAGGCGGCGATGGCTCGAGACAGCCTTCGGAAAACGAATTGGCAGGCGCCCGATTCCAGGGCCGTCACGTCGCGCAGATCGCGGGACGCCTGAAGGGCTAA
- a CDS encoding ring-cleaving dioxygenase, translating into MSGIHHVTAIAGNPSRNLDFYTKVLGLRLVKKTVNFDDPGTYHFYFGDETGNPGTILTFFPWDHAPRGRNGVGTAQQTMFRVPESAIGYWAHRFIEKGVPHEAIEKRFGRSVLAFSDPDGMSLSLVGVPGAEAEAAWQGGDVPAEHALRGFHGVSLLLEDATRTGAILTDVFGFTETESEGPFKRFVANGTVAGGIVEIREAKGFLPGQMGRGSVHHVAFRAANDEVQAEMRKKLVENHGIRPTEQRDRDYFRSIYFREPGGVLFEIATDEPGFAVDEPLASLGQSLKLPRFLESRRKEIEAVLEPLEQAA; encoded by the coding sequence ATGTCTGGAATTCATCACGTGACTGCGATTGCTGGCAACCCGTCCCGCAATCTGGACTTCTACACCAAGGTTCTTGGCCTGAGGCTGGTCAAGAAGACGGTCAACTTCGACGATCCGGGCACCTACCATTTCTATTTCGGAGATGAGACTGGCAATCCGGGTACGATCCTGACCTTCTTCCCATGGGATCATGCTCCGCGTGGCCGCAACGGCGTCGGGACTGCGCAGCAGACGATGTTCCGCGTGCCGGAAAGCGCGATCGGCTACTGGGCGCATCGCTTCATCGAGAAGGGTGTGCCGCATGAGGCGATCGAGAAGCGCTTCGGGCGCTCGGTCCTGGCATTCAGCGATCCTGACGGCATGAGCCTCAGTCTCGTCGGCGTGCCCGGCGCCGAAGCGGAAGCGGCCTGGCAGGGCGGCGACGTCCCGGCGGAGCACGCACTGCGCGGTTTCCACGGTGTCAGTCTTCTTCTCGAGGACGCGACACGGACGGGAGCCATCTTGACGGATGTTTTCGGATTTACCGAAACCGAGAGTGAGGGACCCTTCAAACGGTTCGTCGCGAACGGCACGGTGGCCGGCGGCATCGTTGAGATCCGTGAAGCCAAGGGATTCCTCCCTGGGCAGATGGGGCGCGGCTCGGTCCATCACGTCGCGTTCCGCGCGGCGAACGATGAAGTGCAGGCCGAGATGCGGAAGAAGCTCGTCGAAAACCACGGCATCCGTCCGACGGAGCAGAGAGATCGGGACTACTTCCGGTCAATCTATTTCCGCGAACCGGGCGGCGTGCTCTTCGAGATCGCGACGGACGAACCTGGATTCGCAGTTGATGAGCCTCTGGCTTCTCTCGGCCAATCCTTGAAGCTGCCGCGATTTCTCGAAAGCCGCCGCAAAGAAATCGAAGCCGTCTTGGAGCCTTTGGAGCAAGCAGCATGA
- a CDS encoding alpha/beta hydrolase: protein MTTLTTDLIRAGAPIGAARAAMIMVHGRGASAEGILELANAFDARDVAYVAPQAEGGSWYPYSFMSPISQNEPYLSRALETLGGVVEDLQREGMPSERIVLLGFSQGACLALEFAARNARRFGGIVALSGGLIGPEGMKRNDAGTLAGTPVFLGCSDVDSHIPLARVHESAAVLTKLGGDVTEKIYRGMGHTIVQDEVDHVKKILQGIGSPENR, encoded by the coding sequence ATGACGACGCTTACGACAGACCTCATCCGCGCGGGTGCACCCATCGGTGCCGCCCGCGCGGCGATGATCATGGTTCATGGACGCGGTGCGAGTGCGGAAGGAATCCTGGAACTCGCGAATGCCTTCGATGCGCGCGACGTCGCCTACGTTGCGCCGCAAGCGGAGGGCGGAAGCTGGTATCCGTATTCGTTCATGAGCCCCATTTCGCAAAACGAGCCGTACCTCAGCCGCGCCCTCGAAACGCTCGGCGGCGTTGTCGAGGATCTTCAGCGGGAAGGCATGCCTTCCGAGCGCATCGTTCTCTTGGGATTTTCTCAAGGTGCTTGCCTCGCGCTCGAATTCGCGGCTCGCAACGCTCGTCGCTTTGGCGGGATCGTCGCATTGAGCGGTGGGCTCATCGGGCCCGAGGGCATGAAGAGAAACGATGCGGGCACGCTTGCAGGCACGCCCGTGTTTCTTGGTTGCAGCGATGTCGATTCTCACATTCCGCTAGCGCGGGTGCATGAATCCGCGGCGGTGCTGACAAAGCTCGGCGGCGATGTTACCGAGAAAATCTATCGTGGAATGGGCCACACCATCGTCCAGGACGAAGTCGACCACGTAAAAAAGATCTTGCAAGGCATCGGATCGCCGGAAAACAGGTAA
- a CDS encoding flavin reductase family protein, whose product MEFDFEKMTADDRYKILTSTIVPRPIAWVTTTSKDGVRNAAPFSFFTALSKDPPLLVLGISPGGDGSLKDTARNILDTHEFVVNLVPRSASHSMNLTSSVVPPGVDELEIANLETRPSLKVKPERIAISPVAFECRLHTPIEFPNQLIALGQVVQAHVDDIFILDPEKFYVDTIAMDLIGRMHGRGWYTSADGIFQIDRP is encoded by the coding sequence ATGGAATTCGACTTCGAGAAAATGACCGCGGACGATCGTTACAAGATTCTAACGAGCACGATCGTACCGCGGCCCATCGCCTGGGTCACCACCACATCCAAGGACGGCGTCCGTAACGCGGCGCCGTTCAGCTTTTTTACTGCACTCAGCAAAGATCCGCCGCTGCTCGTGCTCGGCATCTCACCGGGCGGCGACGGCAGCTTGAAAGATACGGCGCGGAATATTCTCGATACGCACGAGTTCGTCGTCAATTTAGTGCCGCGCAGTGCTTCGCACTCGATGAATCTGACGTCCAGCGTCGTGCCGCCGGGTGTCGACGAACTCGAGATTGCCAATCTCGAAACGCGGCCATCGCTCAAGGTCAAACCCGAACGTATCGCCATAAGCCCGGTCGCGTTCGAATGCCGACTGCATACGCCGATCGAGTTTCCAAATCAGCTGATTGCGCTCGGCCAAGTCGTGCAGGCGCACGTCGACGACATTTTCATTCTCGACCCCGAGAAGTTTTATGTCGATACCATCGCGATGGATCTCATCGGCCGCATGCACGGCCGGGGCTGGTATACATCGGCAGATGGGATATTTCAGATCGACCGGCCTTGA